A stretch of Vannielia litorea DNA encodes these proteins:
- a CDS encoding chitin-binding domain-containing protein: MKTKTALAALALAFAPVLAHAECASKHEVTMSCAEGTVWDEKTSSCITPTG, translated from the coding sequence ATGAAAACCAAGACTGCCCTGGCCGCCCTCGCGCTGGCCTTCGCCCCCGTCCTCGCCCACGCCGAATGTGCCTCGAAGCACGAGGTCACGATGTCCTGCGCCGAGGGCACGGTCTGGGACGAGAAGACCTCGAGCTGCATCACGCCCACCGGCTGA
- a CDS encoding HNH endonuclease, which produces MDGDFRTAFVREPTNLKHHPALVLNADYRPLSYYPLSLWPWQEAIKAAWLDRVTIIAEYDEVVRSPSTEIRIPSVVVLKDYVKPQKRVAFTRFNLFLRDEFQCQYCGARGDLTFDHVVPRARGGRTSWENVVAACAPCNLRKGSRQLAQTGMHLRKPPRAPGAGELMNMGRRFPPNYLHESWMDYLYWDAELEA; this is translated from the coding sequence ATGGACGGTGACTTCAGGACGGCATTCGTTCGAGAACCCACGAACCTCAAACACCACCCCGCGCTGGTGCTGAACGCCGATTACCGACCGCTCTCCTACTACCCGCTTTCGCTCTGGCCCTGGCAGGAGGCCATCAAGGCCGCATGGCTCGACAGGGTGACGATCATCGCCGAATACGACGAGGTGGTGCGAAGTCCCTCCACCGAGATCAGGATCCCCTCGGTCGTCGTTCTGAAAGATTACGTCAAACCCCAGAAGCGCGTGGCATTCACGCGCTTCAATCTTTTTCTGAGGGACGAATTTCAGTGCCAGTACTGCGGCGCGAGGGGCGACCTGACCTTCGATCACGTGGTGCCGCGGGCGCGCGGAGGGCGCACCAGCTGGGAAAACGTGGTCGCCGCCTGCGCGCCCTGCAACCTGCGCAAGGGGTCGCGCCAGCTCGCCCAGACGGGCATGCACCTGCGCAAGCCGCCGCGCGCGCCGGGCGCGGGCGAGCTGATGAACATGGGGCGCCGCTTTCCGCCGAACTACCTCCACGAGAGCTGGATGGACTATCTCTACTGGGATGCCGAGCTGGAGGCCTGA
- a CDS encoding DNA-3-methyladenine glycosylase family protein produces MSAGPGRIIEGAACVAEGAQWLAASCPRMAHALEACGEVPLRLRGDGFEALLSAIVSQQVSVASAAAIWGRVEAAGFADPARVRAATEEELRAVGLSRPKVRYARALAEAEIDYAALRGATDEEVIAVLTQMPGIGRWTAEIYAMFSLGRADVFAPNDLALQESARMLYGLPERPSEKALRQMAEAWSPWRAVAARLLWAYFRVEKNREGTM; encoded by the coding sequence GTGAGCGCGGGCCCGGGGCGGATCATCGAGGGCGCTGCCTGCGTGGCCGAGGGGGCGCAATGGCTCGCCGCGAGTTGCCCGAGGATGGCCCATGCGCTGGAGGCTTGCGGCGAGGTGCCGCTGAGGCTGCGGGGCGACGGGTTCGAGGCGCTCCTGTCGGCGATCGTCTCCCAGCAGGTGAGCGTGGCCTCGGCGGCGGCGATCTGGGGCCGGGTGGAGGCGGCGGGTTTTGCCGATCCGGCACGGGTGCGGGCGGCGACGGAGGAGGAGCTGCGCGCGGTCGGGCTTTCGCGGCCCAAGGTGCGCTATGCCCGCGCTCTGGCCGAGGCGGAGATCGACTATGCCGCCCTGCGTGGGGCGACGGACGAGGAAGTGATCGCGGTGCTGACGCAGATGCCCGGCATCGGGCGCTGGACGGCGGAGATCTACGCGATGTTCTCGCTCGGCCGGGCCGACGTGTTCGCCCCGAACGACCTTGCCCTGCAGGAGAGCGCCCGGATGCTCTACGGCCTGCCGGAGCGGCCCTCGGAAAAGGCGCTGCGGCAGATGGCCGAGGCCTGGAGCCCGTGGCGGGCGGTTGCGGCGCGGCTGTTATGGGCCTACTTCCGGGTGGAGAAAAACCGGGAAGGGACGATGTAG
- a CDS encoding peroxidase family protein — MSHAKGPARPAFAPRSKLYKGRFGRICPGLTPWTPPGVPPDQIEAHFAAFAAEHMVERPGLTPDEANAITDELEAEFSSSIPVGYTYFGQFVDHDITFDPTPLGVEVTDPEGLENFRTPRLDLDCVYGSGPHDQPYMYDGAKFLIGEIAGTGLADLPRNPLGRAIIGDMRNDENAIVSQIQLAFLSAHNTLVDRALAAGAADPFMEARRVLTWLYQHCVWNDFIRRICVDTVVDTALQKDEGKDGRVQWQLGLKDVYSWEYNPFMPLEFSVAAYRFGHSMVRNGYQTNFTHNQLKRVPLFNNTTAGPGGAGEPDLRGFRPRTPVTTVQWDWFFDMGNQADFFPQRARKIDTKLANALLFLGEDDGNPGAVANRLAARNLIRGVALELPSGPDVAAKLNVPVTVNLAEGEPAALWYYILKEAEGQAGERLGRLGSTIVAAVFAGLLKGDPRAFVNADPGWTPEDELASGMLTEDDRVDDPAWGLPAILRISGQPVSGV; from the coding sequence ATGTCACATGCCAAAGGCCCCGCCCGCCCCGCCTTCGCGCCGCGCTCGAAACTCTACAAGGGCCGGTTCGGCCGGATCTGCCCCGGGCTCACCCCCTGGACCCCGCCGGGCGTGCCGCCCGACCAGATCGAGGCGCATTTCGCCGCCTTCGCCGCCGAGCACATGGTGGAGCGCCCCGGCCTCACGCCCGACGAGGCCAATGCGATCACCGACGAGCTGGAGGCCGAGTTCAGCTCCTCGATCCCGGTCGGCTACACCTACTTCGGCCAGTTCGTCGACCATGACATCACCTTCGACCCGACCCCGCTGGGGGTGGAGGTGACCGACCCCGAGGGGCTCGAGAACTTCCGGACACCGCGGCTCGATCTCGATTGCGTCTACGGCTCCGGCCCGCATGACCAGCCCTACATGTACGATGGCGCCAAGTTCCTGATCGGCGAGATCGCGGGCACCGGGCTCGCGGACCTGCCGCGCAACCCGCTGGGCCGCGCGATCATCGGCGACATGCGCAACGACGAGAACGCGATCGTCAGCCAGATCCAGCTGGCCTTTCTGAGCGCGCACAACACCCTGGTCGACCGGGCCCTGGCCGCAGGCGCGGCGGACCCCTTCATGGAGGCGCGCCGGGTGCTGACCTGGCTCTACCAGCACTGCGTCTGGAACGACTTCATTCGCCGCATCTGCGTCGATACGGTGGTCGATACCGCGCTGCAGAAGGACGAGGGCAAGGATGGCCGGGTGCAGTGGCAACTCGGGCTGAAGGACGTCTACTCCTGGGAGTACAACCCCTTCATGCCGCTGGAGTTCTCGGTCGCGGCCTACCGGTTCGGACATTCCATGGTGCGCAACGGCTACCAGACCAACTTCACCCACAACCAGCTCAAGCGGGTGCCGCTGTTCAACAACACCACCGCCGGCCCCGGTGGCGCGGGCGAGCCCGACCTGCGCGGGTTCCGGCCCCGCACGCCGGTCACGACGGTGCAGTGGGACTGGTTCTTCGACATGGGCAATCAGGCCGATTTCTTTCCGCAGCGGGCGCGCAAGATCGACACCAAGCTGGCCAATGCGCTGCTGTTCCTCGGCGAGGACGACGGCAATCCCGGCGCGGTGGCCAACCGGCTGGCGGCGCGCAACCTGATCCGGGGTGTGGCGCTGGAGTTGCCCTCCGGCCCGGACGTGGCGGCCAAGCTCAACGTGCCGGTCACCGTGAACCTTGCCGAGGGCGAGCCCGCGGCGCTGTGGTACTACATCCTGAAGGAGGCCGAAGGGCAGGCCGGCGAGCGGCTGGGCCGCCTTGGCTCGACCATCGTGGCGGCGGTCTTCGCGGGCCTGCTGAAGGGCGATCCCCGGGCCTTCGTCAACGCCGATCCGGGCTGGACGCCCGAGGACGAGCTGGCCAGCGGCATGCTGACCGAAGACGACAGGGTGGATGACCCCGCCTGGGGCCTCCCCGCCATCCTGCGGATTTCCGGACAGCCGGTGAGCGGCGTATAA
- a CDS encoding flagellar motor switch protein FliG: MSTSLSPLPGGLGDFGTGSGGAPSSGGLPARAGASGGSRALGARLTRRQKVAILVRLMVNGGARLPLADWPDGMQTALTEAMGQLRMVDHDTLSEVIEEFEQELDRVALCFPGAMAGALGLLDGHISPLTAARLRREAGVAARGDPWERISGLDAARLLPVLEEESVEVGAVVLSKLPTGKAAEVLGKLPGEKARRITHAMSRTGKVAPETVARIGITLSAQFDAQPVTAFQSGPVERVAAVLNFSPSATRDDVLKGLEEEDAEFAEEVKKAIFTFANIADRLAARDIPKITRGIDQAVLVTALAAASGAAERSRDHILDNMSKRMAESLREEMAEKGKVKEKDGEEAMTAVVAEIRRLEAEGEIILLSPDEEP, encoded by the coding sequence ATGTCCACTTCCCTCTCCCCGCTTCCCGGCGGGCTCGGTGATTTTGGCACCGGATCCGGCGGTGCGCCCTCGAGCGGCGGCCTGCCCGCGCGGGCCGGGGCCAGCGGCGGCAGTCGCGCTCTTGGCGCCAGGCTCACCCGCCGCCAGAAGGTCGCCATCCTCGTCCGCCTCATGGTCAACGGCGGCGCCAGGCTGCCGCTCGCCGACTGGCCCGACGGCATGCAGACCGCGCTGACCGAGGCCATGGGCCAGCTCCGGATGGTCGATCATGACACGCTCTCCGAGGTGATCGAGGAGTTCGAGCAGGAGCTCGACCGCGTGGCGCTCTGCTTTCCCGGCGCGATGGCCGGCGCGCTGGGCCTGCTCGACGGGCACATCTCGCCGCTCACCGCCGCCCGTTTGCGCCGCGAGGCCGGCGTGGCCGCCAGGGGCGACCCCTGGGAGCGGATATCGGGGCTCGACGCCGCCAGGCTGCTGCCGGTTCTGGAGGAGGAGAGCGTGGAGGTCGGCGCCGTGGTGCTGTCCAAGCTGCCCACCGGCAAGGCCGCCGAGGTGCTGGGCAAGCTGCCCGGCGAGAAGGCCCGGCGCATCACCCACGCCATGTCGCGCACCGGCAAGGTCGCGCCCGAGACGGTCGCGCGCATCGGCATCACCCTGTCGGCCCAGTTCGATGCCCAGCCCGTCACCGCCTTCCAGAGCGGCCCGGTCGAGCGGGTCGCCGCCGTGCTCAACTTCTCGCCCTCCGCCACCCGCGACGATGTTCTCAAGGGCCTGGAGGAGGAGGATGCCGAATTTGCCGAGGAGGTGAAGAAGGCGATCTTCACCTTCGCCAACATCGCCGACCGTCTGGCCGCCCGCGACATCCCCAAGATCACCCGCGGCATCGACCAGGCCGTGCTTGTCACCGCGCTGGCCGCCGCCAGCGGCGCCGCCGAGCGCTCCCGCGACCACATCCTCGACAACATGTCCAAGCGCATGGCCGAGAGCCTGCGCGAGGAGATGGCCGAGAAGGGCAAGGTCAAGGAGAAGGACGGGGAAGAGGCCATGACTGCCGTCGTGGCCGAGATCCGCCGGCTCGAGGCCGAGGGCGAGATCATCCTGCTCTCCCCCGACGAGGAGCCGTGA
- a CDS encoding precorrin-6A/cobalt-precorrin-6A reductase — protein sequence MPRDHDTRILLLGGSGESRALAQALAWRDGIALEVRLARAMRGRAFPVPATAGGFGGEAGFRAFLDQWKPDAVIDATHPYAEAITARTAAVCIELGLPLLHHERAPWVPGPGDDWAEITSPEESAGLIPEGACVFLGTGRAGLERFACLEGRRVICRQLDAADGPFPFEGGEFLLSVPPFTMADEMKLFQRLEVDWLVVKNAGGAGARPKLDAARAMGLPVAMLARPPEPEGVARAETLQQAMDWVEAL from the coding sequence ATGCCAAGGGACCACGACACACGCATCCTCCTGCTGGGCGGCAGCGGAGAGAGCCGGGCGCTGGCCCAGGCGCTGGCCTGGCGCGACGGGATCGCGCTGGAGGTGCGGCTGGCGCGCGCGATGCGCGGGCGGGCCTTTCCGGTGCCGGCGACGGCGGGGGGCTTTGGCGGCGAGGCCGGGTTCAGGGCGTTTCTCGACCAATGGAAGCCCGATGCGGTGATCGACGCGACGCACCCCTATGCCGAGGCCATCACCGCCCGCACGGCGGCCGTCTGCATCGAGCTCGGCCTGCCGCTCCTGCACCACGAGCGCGCCCCCTGGGTGCCGGGCCCCGGCGACGACTGGGCCGAGATCACGTCCCCCGAGGAGAGCGCGGGGCTGATCCCGGAGGGGGCCTGCGTGTTTCTCGGCACCGGGCGGGCCGGGCTGGAGCGCTTTGCCTGCCTCGAGGGCCGCCGGGTGATCTGCCGCCAGCTCGATGCCGCCGACGGGCCGTTCCCCTTCGAGGGGGGCGAGTTCCTGCTCTCGGTGCCGCCCTTCACGATGGCCGACGAGATGAAGCTCTTCCAGCGGCTCGAGGTGGACTGGCTGGTGGTCAAGAACGCGGGCGGCGCGGGGGCGCGGCCCAAGCTCGACGCCGCACGCGCGATGGGCCTGCCGGTGGCCATGCTCGCCCGCCCGCCCGAACCGGAGGGGGTGGCGCGGGCCGAAACGCTGCAACAGGCGATGGATTGGGTGGAGGCGCTGTGA
- a CDS encoding MFS transporter gives MTTAETSPAADDSKARRNVAVLVAAQAILGSQMPMIFTIGGLAGQSLAPNICFATLPISLIVLGSMLSATPLSALMQRYGRRAGFWAGTLGGAIGGAIGAWGLYTQNFYLFLLGSLFTGIYMSAQGFYRFAAADTASDAFRPKAISYVMAGGLASAILGPQIVKLTAQAYVIPFLGTYAAVIAVNVLGSLLFLFIDIPRPPVPPHDAPRGRSRMELLRTPRIAVAVICGMVSYALMNLVMTSTPLAVVGCGFDTGDAADVVTAHVLAMFAPSFFTGHLIARFGVEKIMATGLVILAGAGAVGLSGVDLEQFFVALVLLGLGWNFGFIGATSMLAGAHAPHERGRMQGLNDLIVFGGVTVASLASGGLMNCSGGSAQAGWTAVNLAMAPFLALAGGALIWLVLRPKEA, from the coding sequence ATGACCACCGCCGAAACCTCTCCCGCAGCCGATGACAGCAAGGCCCGCCGCAACGTTGCGGTGCTGGTCGCCGCCCAGGCCATCCTGGGCAGCCAGATGCCCATGATCTTCACCATCGGCGGGCTGGCGGGGCAGTCGCTGGCGCCCAACATCTGCTTCGCCACCCTGCCGATCTCGCTGATCGTTCTGGGCTCGATGCTCTCGGCCACGCCGCTCTCGGCGCTGATGCAGCGCTACGGGCGGCGCGCGGGCTTCTGGGCGGGCACGCTGGGCGGGGCCATCGGCGGCGCGATCGGCGCCTGGGGCCTCTACACCCAGAACTTCTACCTCTTCCTGCTCGGCTCGCTCTTCACCGGCATCTACATGTCGGCCCAGGGCTTCTACCGCTTCGCCGCCGCCGACACCGCCTCCGATGCCTTCCGGCCCAAGGCGATCAGCTACGTCATGGCCGGCGGCCTCGCCTCGGCCATCCTCGGCCCGCAGATCGTGAAGCTGACGGCCCAGGCCTATGTGATCCCCTTCCTTGGCACATATGCCGCCGTCATCGCGGTGAACGTGCTGGGCTCGCTGCTGTTTCTCTTCATCGACATCCCGCGCCCGCCGGTGCCGCCACACGACGCGCCGCGCGGCCGCAGCCGGATGGAGCTGCTGAGGACCCCGCGCATCGCCGTGGCGGTGATCTGCGGCATGGTCAGCTACGCGCTGATGAACCTGGTGATGACCTCCACGCCGCTCGCCGTCGTGGGCTGCGGCTTCGACACCGGCGACGCCGCCGATGTCGTCACCGCCCACGTGCTGGCGATGTTCGCGCCCTCCTTCTTCACCGGTCACCTGATCGCCCGCTTCGGGGTGGAAAAAATCATGGCCACCGGCCTCGTGATCCTCGCCGGCGCCGGGGCCGTGGGCCTCTCGGGCGTGGACCTCGAGCAGTTCTTCGTGGCGCTGGTGCTGCTGGGGCTCGGCTGGAACTTCGGCTTCATCGGCGCCACCTCGATGCTGGCAGGCGCCCATGCGCCGCACGAGCGCGGCCGGATGCAGGGCCTCAACGATCTCATCGTCTTCGGCGGCGTCACCGTGGCCTCGCTGGCCTCGGGCGGGCTGATGAACTGCTCCGGCGGCAGCGCCCAGGCGGGCTGGACCGCGGTGAACCTCGCCATGGCGCCCTTCCTCGCACTGGCAGGCGGCGCGCTGATCTGGCTGGTGCTGCGCCCGAAAGAGGCCTGA
- a CDS encoding alpha/beta hydrolase, with translation MAPRELKVGRVAPKSGRTKQVVIFLHGYGADGNDLLGLAQPLGAHMPDTLFLAPDAPEPCRNNPMGFQWFPIPMMDGSSQQEAATSMAQSVEDLNAFLDKVLAEEGVTPDQVALVGFSQGTMLSLHVAPRRAEPFAGVVGFSGRLLEPERLTAEVKSTFPVLLAHGDQDPLVPFESMGLAAEALSEAGFPVYTFTMEGTPHGIAPEGLSQAFAFLREFLLKDG, from the coding sequence ATGGCACCCAGAGAGCTGAAGGTCGGGCGGGTCGCGCCGAAATCGGGCAGGACGAAGCAGGTGGTGATTTTCCTGCACGGCTACGGAGCGGATGGAAACGACCTGCTCGGGCTGGCCCAGCCGCTCGGCGCGCATATGCCCGACACGCTCTTCCTGGCGCCCGACGCGCCGGAGCCCTGCCGCAACAACCCGATGGGCTTCCAGTGGTTTCCGATCCCGATGATGGACGGATCGAGCCAGCAGGAGGCGGCCACCAGCATGGCGCAATCGGTGGAAGACCTGAACGCCTTTCTCGACAAGGTGCTGGCCGAGGAAGGGGTGACCCCCGACCAGGTGGCGCTGGTCGGCTTTTCGCAGGGCACGATGTTGAGCCTGCACGTCGCGCCCCGGCGCGCGGAACCCTTCGCCGGTGTCGTGGGCTTTTCCGGGCGGCTGCTCGAGCCGGAGCGGCTGACGGCGGAGGTGAAGAGCACCTTTCCGGTGCTGCTGGCCCATGGCGACCAGGACCCGCTGGTGCCCTTCGAGAGCATGGGGCTTGCGGCCGAGGCTCTGAGCGAGGCGGGCTTTCCGGTCTACACTTTCACCATGGAGGGCACGCCGCACGGGATTGCGCCCGAAGGGCTGAGCCAGGCCTTCGCCTTCCTGCGGGAGTTCCTGCTGAAGGACGGCTGA